Proteins co-encoded in one Corvus moneduloides isolate bCorMon1 chromosome 7, bCorMon1.pri, whole genome shotgun sequence genomic window:
- the ABCB6 gene encoding ATP-binding cassette sub-family B member 6, mitochondrial has translation MAVLGGYCEGNNSITQAWVQQGFQPCFFFTLVPSVLLSVCLLLGALQYACYARFSRAMEPKYIPRSRLYRIQVLLSLFLALQPFGGLLWQGVGLRRLYGYMLLHACLWTLSWGCAIGLLQLEHTRVLAHDRTRGHGTVLLLFWALAFAAENLTLVCWRSPLWWWALEDTNQKVQFGFWLLRYICTFMLFVLGMKAPGLPHKPYMLLVNEEERDVENSQPLLTDASRTTSTWKDFRRKLRLLVPYMWPRGNHLLQGLVLFCMALMGLERAINVFVPIYYKNIVNELTVGAPWHTLAWTVCSYVGLKFLQGGGAGSTGFVSNLRTFLWVWVQQFTNRQVQVQLFAHLHGLSLRWHLGRRTGEVLRSVDRGTSSINSLLSYIVFSIVPTIADIVIGIVYFTSVFSAWFGLIIFVCMSLYLTLTIFITEWRTKYRRDMNRRDNEAKSRAVDSLLNFETVKYYNAESYEVNRFNDAIVKYQVSEWKVSASLGLLNQTQNLVIGLGLLAGSLLCAYFVTENKLQVGDFVLFGTYIIQLYTPLNWFGTYYRMIQNSFVDMENMFELFHEDQEVKDVVNASDLHLEAGQIEFENVHFSYMDGKEILQDVSFSVMPGQTLALVGPSGSGKSTIIRLLFRFYDVRGGCIRIDGQDISQVKQASLRAHIGVVPQDTVLFNDTIANNIRYGRILATDQEVQEAARAADIHDRILSFPDGYNTQVGERGLKLSGGEKQRVAIARTILKSPHIILLDEATSALDTETERNIQASLAKVCAHRTTIVVAHRLSTVVGADQILVLKDGHIVERGRHEELLQKGGVYAGMWLQQQTRDEGESKEHHTEKPQGSKKGS, from the exons ATGGCCGTGCTGGGAGGCTACTGTGAGGGCAACAACTCCATCACCCAGGCCTGGGTCCAGCAGGGCTTCCAGCCCTGCTTCTTCTTCACGCTGGTGCCGTCCGTGCTGCTGAGCGTCTGCCTGTTGCTGGGCGCCCTGCAGTATGCCTGCTACGCCCGCTTCAGCCGTGCCATGGAGCCCAAGTACATTCCCCGCTCCCGCCTCTACCGCATCCaggtcctgctgtccctgttcctggccctgcagccctTTGGTGGGCTGCTGTGGCAAGGAGTGGGGCTGAGACGGCTCTATGGGTATATGTTGCTGCATGCCTGCCTCTGGACcctcagctggggctgtgccattggcctcctgcagctggagcataCCCGGGTGCTGGCCCATGACCGGACACGGGGCCATGGCactgtcctcctcctcttttggGCACTGGCCTTTGCTGCTGAGAACCTGACCCTGGTGTGCTGGAGGAGCCCTCTGTGGTGGTGGGCACTGGAGGACACCAACCAGAAG GTGCAGTTTGGCTTCTGGCTGCTGCGTTACATCTGCACATTCATGCTCTTTGTCCTGGGCATGAAGGCCCCAGGGCTGCCTCACAAGCCCTACATGCTTCTGGTGAATGAGGAGGAGCGGGATGTGGAAAACAGCCAG CCACTCCTGACTGATGCCAGCAGGACGACCTCCACCTGGAAGGATTTCCGGAGGAAGCTGCGGCTACTGGTGCCGTACATGTGGCCGAGGGGCAACCacctgctgcaggggctggtgctGTTCTGCATGGCACTCATGGGGCTGGAGCGGGCCATCAATGTCTTCGTCCCCATCTACTACAAGAACATCG TGAATGAGCTGACAGTGGGCGCTCCCTGGCACACCCTGGCCTGGACTGTCTGCAGCTATGTGGGGCTGAAGTTCCTGCAAGGTGGAGGTGCTG GTTCCACTGGCTTTGTGAGCAACCTGCGCACCTTCCTGTGGGTGTGGGTGCAGCAGTTCACCAACCGGCAGGTGCAGGTGCAGCTCTTTGCCCACCTGCACGGGCTGTCCCTGCGTTGGCACCTGGGGCGTCGCACTGGTGAGGTCCTGCGTAGTGTGGACCGGGGCACCAGCAGCATCAACAGCCTGCTCAG CTATATTGTCTTCAGCATTGTCCCCACCATTGCGGATATTGTCATCGGCATAGTTTACTTCACCTCGGTCTTCAGCGCCTGGTTTGGCCTCATCATCTTCGTGTGTATGAGCCTATACCTGA CTCTGACCATCTTCATCACTGAGTGGAGAACCAAGTACCGTCGGGACATGAACAGACGGGACAATGAGGCCAAGTCCCGGGCCGTGGACTCGCTCCTCAATTTCGAGACG GTGAAGTACTACAATGCAGAGAGCTATGAGGTGAACCGCTTTAACGACGCCATTGTCAAGTACCAG GTCTCAGAGTGGAAGGTCAGTGCCTCTCTGGGCCTCCTCAACCAGACCCAGAACTTGGTCAttggcctggggctgctggcggggtccctgctctgtgcctaCTTTGTCACCGAAAACAAGCTGCAG GTGGGAGATTTTGTCCTCTTTGGCACCTACATAATTCAGCTCTACACACCACTCAACTGGTTCGGGACTTATTATAG GATGATCCAGAACTCCTTTGTGGACATGGAAAACATGTTTGAGCTCTTCCACGAGGACCAGGAG GTGAAAGATGTGGTGAACGCCAGCGACCTGCACTTGGAAGCTGGGCAGATCGAGTTTGAGAACGTGCACTTCAGCTACATGGATGG GAAGGAAATCCTGCAGGATGTCTCTTTCTCTGTGATGCCTGGGCAGACCCTGGCTCTG GTGGGACCTTCAGGCTCCGGAAAGAGCACCATCATCCGTCTGCTCTTCCGCTTCTACGATGTGCGGGGTGGCTGCATCCGCATTGATGGGCAGGACATCTCCCAG GTGAAGCAGGCTTCGCTGCGTGCTCATATTGGGGTGGTGCCCCAGGACACGGTGCTCTTCAATGACACCATCGCCAACAATATCCGCTATGGACGGATCCTGGCCACGGACCAGGAGGTGCAGGAGGCAGCCCGGGCTGCTGACATCCATGACCgcatcctttcttttcctgatg GATACAACACCCAGGTTGGAGAGCGGGGGCTGAAGCTGAGCGGGGGTGAGAAGCAGCGTGTCGCCATTGCACGAACCATCCTGAAGAGTCCCCACATTATCCTGCTGGATGAG GCCACATCTGCACTTGACACAGAGACTGAGAGGAACATCCAGGCTTCTCTGGCCAAGGTCTGCGCCCACCGCACCACCATCGTTGTTGCACATAG GCTCTCCACTGTGGTGGGTGCAGACCAGATCCTGGTGCTTAAGGATGGGCACATCGTGGAGCGAGGGAG GCacgaggagctgctgcagaagggagGTGTGTACGCTGGcatgtggctgcagcagcagacgAG